A DNA window from Pseudodesulfovibrio thermohalotolerans contains the following coding sequences:
- a CDS encoding LysR substrate-binding domain-containing protein, producing MQLPIEYLRTFLAVAATQSFTKAGGRVNRSQSAVSVQIKRLEEEVGRPLFVRDGKKARLTPDGKRLLGHARDIVRRHDDAVLSLSDARLKGVIRFGSPEHYTMGLLPKLLAGFAGDHPDVVVEMHCRTSDVVKKGLDRGELDIGLCTDAHDGGQVVCRDRLVWAARPGFDPGRASRLPLAVEEGCLFRDWALSALAEAGIPYRVVCVSRGLSGVLDAARAGLAITPAIERTLPHDLVGLDGRHGLPALPPSCAVLHMARIPVPEHVACFREHLVAAFHE from the coding sequence ATGCAGTTGCCCATAGAATACCTGCGCACGTTTCTCGCGGTTGCGGCCACCCAAAGCTTTACGAAGGCGGGCGGCCGAGTGAACCGTTCCCAGTCCGCGGTGAGCGTGCAGATCAAGAGGCTGGAGGAAGAGGTCGGCAGGCCGCTGTTCGTGCGGGACGGAAAGAAGGCCAGGCTCACCCCGGACGGAAAGCGGCTGCTTGGCCATGCGCGGGACATCGTGCGGCGCCACGACGATGCCGTCCTGTCGCTCTCCGACGCGCGGCTCAAGGGCGTCATCCGCTTCGGCTCCCCCGAGCACTACACCATGGGGCTGCTGCCGAAACTGCTCGCCGGGTTCGCGGGGGACCACCCGGACGTCGTCGTGGAGATGCACTGCCGGACGAGCGACGTGGTCAAAAAGGGCCTTGACCGGGGCGAGTTGGATATCGGCCTGTGTACCGATGCCCATGACGGCGGGCAGGTGGTCTGCCGCGACAGGCTGGTCTGGGCGGCCCGGCCCGGATTCGACCCGGGACGAGCCAGCCGTCTTCCCCTGGCCGTGGAGGAGGGGTGCCTCTTCCGGGACTGGGCGCTCAGCGCCCTGGCGGAAGCCGGGATTCCCTATCGGGTCGTCTGCGTGAGTCGGGGATTGTCCGGTGTTCTCGACGCGGCCCGGGCCGGACTGGCGATAACGCCCGCCATCGAGCGGACGCTCCCGCATGATCTGGTCGGCCTTGACGGGCGGCACGGCCTGCCCGCGCTGCCGCCGTCCTGCGCCGTTCTGCACATGGCGCGCATTCCGGTTCCCGAACACGTCGCCTGCTTCCGGGAACACCTCGTCGCCGCGTTTCACGAATAG
- a CDS encoding alpha/beta fold hydrolase, producing MRTLCALTLFLLLLPSFASAEEQPYPFDDPYRATVLGTPAKLRYQFAAPVLPDVRAIRIEGRNVPEVFEYSRDMNFSTALQDHAAPLIFIIAGTGAEHNSGKMLFLTEVFYEAGYHVVALSSPTHMNFVVSASTHGVAGYVPFDVDDLNRVMGWIREELAKECEITGYSLAGYSLGALHAAFLAKRDEETREFGFRKVVMINPPVSLYRSVKRLDSWLTEENLGRTSVHNEIAGFIDRFSDYYLHAEVTDLDDDFLYDMITDINLDRRDFKTLIGAAFRVSSASMIFSSDVCLRAGYLVPPGHYPLRTASPLLGYARQAFDISFEDYLNEFLLPYLRYNDPTATRSGVLERSSLEFIRDWLAETPKVVVAGTRDDVILDAADVRFLETVFGERAHLFEHGGHCGNMMHPAFVRTLKELVQQ from the coding sequence ATGCGAACACTCTGCGCCCTCACCCTCTTTCTTTTACTCCTGCCGTCCTTTGCCTCGGCCGAGGAACAGCCGTACCCTTTCGACGACCCGTACCGGGCCACGGTCCTGGGCACGCCCGCGAAGCTGCGCTACCAGTTCGCTGCCCCGGTCCTGCCCGACGTCCGGGCCATCCGCATCGAGGGCCGCAATGTCCCGGAAGTCTTCGAATACAGCCGGGACATGAACTTCTCCACGGCCCTTCAGGACCACGCGGCCCCGCTCATCTTCATCATCGCGGGCACCGGCGCGGAACACAACTCCGGCAAGATGTTGTTTCTCACCGAGGTGTTTTACGAGGCGGGCTATCATGTGGTCGCCCTGTCCTCGCCCACGCACATGAATTTCGTGGTCAGCGCGTCCACCCACGGCGTGGCCGGATACGTCCCCTTCGACGTGGACGACCTGAACCGGGTCATGGGCTGGATCAGGGAGGAACTGGCCAAGGAGTGCGAGATCACCGGCTACAGCCTGGCGGGCTACAGCCTGGGAGCCCTGCACGCGGCCTTTCTGGCCAAGCGGGATGAGGAGACGCGCGAATTCGGCTTCCGGAAAGTGGTCATGATAAACCCGCCCGTATCCCTGTACCGCTCAGTCAAACGCCTGGACTCCTGGCTGACCGAGGAAAACCTGGGCCGAACCTCGGTACACAACGAGATCGCGGGGTTCATCGACAGGTTTTCCGACTACTACCTTCACGCCGAAGTTACCGACCTGGACGACGATTTTCTCTACGACATGATTACGGACATCAACCTGGACCGGCGCGACTTCAAGACCCTGATCGGAGCAGCCTTCCGCGTTTCCTCCGCGTCCATGATCTTCTCCTCGGACGTCTGCCTGCGGGCCGGATACCTGGTCCCGCCCGGCCACTATCCGCTCAGGACGGCCTCGCCGCTCCTGGGCTACGCGCGGCAGGCCTTCGACATCTCCTTCGAAGACTACCTGAACGAATTCCTGCTGCCCTACCTGCGCTACAACGACCCCACCGCCACCCGGTCCGGCGTGCTTGAGCGGTCGAGCCTGGAATTCATCCGCGACTGGCTCGCCGAAACGCCCAAGGTCGTGGTGGCGGGCACCCGGGACGACGTCATCCTGGACGCGGCGGACGTGCGTTTTCTGGAAACGGTTTTCGGCGAACGGGCGCATTTGTTCGAGCACGGCGGCCACTGCGGCAACATGATGCACCCGGCGTTCGTCCGGACGCTGAAGGAACTGGTGCAACAATGA
- a CDS encoding flavodoxin family protein translates to MRILTLLGSPRAGGNTAKMLEAAESEFKRRGHGVHRIHVARKKVEGCLGCNKCRKVPDRIACVQKDDGAAILQDMIDADMVLFATPVYYWGMTAQLKALVDRTNALITRYGEPDQTSLVRGKPVALLATGGGIYENNQLVFEAFRKTAAALQAELVGELHIGGCTEPGDMTAETRSQGAEFAARILARVASR, encoded by the coding sequence ATGCGCATATTGACTTTGCTCGGCAGCCCGAGGGCCGGAGGGAACACGGCGAAAATGCTGGAGGCGGCCGAATCCGAATTCAAACGGCGGGGCCATGGCGTGCACCGGATTCACGTGGCCCGCAAAAAGGTCGAAGGGTGTCTTGGGTGCAACAAGTGCCGGAAGGTTCCCGACCGCATCGCTTGCGTCCAGAAGGACGACGGTGCGGCTATACTGCAAGACATGATTGATGCGGACATGGTCCTGTTCGCCACCCCGGTGTATTATTGGGGCATGACCGCCCAACTCAAGGCCCTGGTGGACCGGACCAACGCGCTCATCACCCGGTACGGCGAACCGGATCAGACTTCCCTGGTGCGGGGAAAGCCCGTGGCCCTGCTGGCCACAGGAGGCGGAATATATGAAAACAACCAGCTCGTCTTCGAGGCCTTCCGAAAAACCGCGGCCGCACTACAGGCCGAACTTGTCGGGGAACTGCACATCGGCGGCTGCACGGAGCCGGGCGACATGACCGCCGAGACCCGTTCACAAGGGGCCGAGTTCGCCGCCCGGATTCTCGCACGGGTGGCGTCGAGATAG
- a CDS encoding molybdopterin-containing oxidoreductase family protein, translating to MWKRAVCTKDCPDTCGLLVQVEDGRIIRVKGDPDHPYTQGFICKKGARFPEHVHGAARLTEPLRRTGPKGSGEFEPVTWDEALDEVAANIRRVADEFGPEAVLPYSYAGHMGLVHRHSGDAFFNKLGASRLDATICGPAATAGFKASLGSGPSTEIQEAAKSDFIIIWGNNTLVTNVHAWPHFLRARKNGAKIVVIDPYRNPTANEADRHLMLRPGTDAALALAVMHVLIDEDMLDHDFIATRTIGFDRLKERVIDWPPARAAEICGLRETEIRDLARAYGTARAPYIRSGWGPARQLAGGMAMRTISLLPALVNAFAKPGGGITRSLGGAPGKAASLLRPDLRPEGTRTVNMVRLGHALTELSDPPIKLLYNYLSNPAAVAPQSAQVMAGLAREDLFTVVQEMYMTDTARFADIILPGASFLETGDIYRCYGHNHIQIARPVIAPVGQARPILDTFQALAARLGFDEEVFSLTEEQCIERILAESADSPFMDGVDLDALRRGEPVRLNIPANPFEHGFKTASGKVEFYSQSMADQGLDPLPDGTPVRDPEGGDAYPLECITPPHPLLLNSAFNEIESIRERTGGPKVLIHPDTAKTRGIEQGMAVRVFNGRGQITALAEVTEDTRPDLLVIEGLHWPNTRPGAGSNQLTSQRITDMGNTCAFHCNKAEVEPLE from the coding sequence ATGTGGAAGCGCGCGGTTTGCACCAAGGACTGTCCCGACACCTGCGGCCTGCTTGTCCAAGTCGAGGACGGCAGGATCATCCGGGTCAAGGGCGACCCCGACCATCCCTACACCCAGGGGTTCATCTGCAAAAAGGGAGCGCGGTTCCCGGAACACGTGCACGGCGCGGCGCGGCTGACCGAACCGCTCAGGCGCACCGGCCCCAAGGGAAGCGGCGAGTTCGAGCCCGTCACCTGGGACGAAGCCCTGGACGAAGTGGCCGCCAACATCCGGCGCGTGGCGGACGAGTTCGGCCCCGAGGCCGTGCTGCCCTACTCCTATGCGGGGCACATGGGACTGGTCCATCGCCACTCGGGCGACGCGTTCTTCAACAAGCTCGGGGCGAGCCGCCTGGACGCGACCATCTGCGGCCCGGCGGCCACGGCGGGCTTCAAGGCCAGCCTCGGCTCCGGCCCGAGCACCGAGATCCAGGAAGCCGCCAAGTCCGACTTCATCATCATCTGGGGCAACAACACCCTGGTGACCAACGTACACGCCTGGCCCCACTTCCTCCGCGCCCGCAAGAACGGAGCGAAGATCGTGGTCATCGACCCGTACCGCAACCCCACGGCCAACGAGGCGGACCGCCACCTGATGCTCCGCCCCGGCACGGACGCGGCCCTGGCGCTCGCCGTCATGCACGTGCTCATCGACGAGGACATGCTCGACCACGACTTCATCGCGACGCGCACCATCGGCTTTGACCGGCTCAAGGAACGCGTCATCGACTGGCCCCCGGCCCGCGCCGCCGAGATCTGCGGCCTGCGGGAAACGGAAATCCGCGATCTGGCCCGCGCCTACGGCACCGCGCGCGCCCCGTACATCCGCTCAGGCTGGGGCCCGGCCCGGCAACTGGCGGGCGGCATGGCCATGCGGACCATCTCCCTGCTCCCGGCCCTGGTCAACGCCTTCGCCAAACCGGGCGGCGGCATCACCCGTTCCCTTGGCGGCGCGCCGGGCAAGGCCGCATCCCTGCTCCGTCCCGACCTGCGCCCGGAAGGCACGCGTACCGTGAACATGGTCCGCCTTGGCCACGCCCTGACCGAACTTTCCGACCCGCCGATCAAGCTGCTCTACAACTATCTTTCCAACCCCGCCGCCGTGGCCCCGCAATCGGCGCAAGTCATGGCCGGGCTCGCCCGCGAAGACCTGTTCACCGTGGTCCAGGAGATGTACATGACCGACACCGCCAGGTTCGCGGACATCATCCTGCCGGGCGCGAGCTTCCTGGAGACGGGCGACATCTACCGCTGCTACGGGCACAACCATATCCAAATCGCGCGGCCCGTGATCGCACCGGTGGGTCAGGCCCGCCCCATCCTGGACACCTTCCAGGCCTTGGCGGCGCGGCTGGGCTTCGACGAGGAGGTCTTCTCCCTGACCGAGGAGCAGTGCATCGAACGCATCCTCGCCGAATCCGCCGACTCCCCCTTCATGGACGGCGTGGACCTCGACGCATTGCGCCGGGGCGAACCCGTCCGCCTGAACATCCCGGCCAACCCCTTTGAGCACGGATTCAAAACCGCGTCCGGCAAGGTGGAGTTCTACTCCCAATCCATGGCGGACCAGGGCCTCGATCCCCTGCCCGACGGCACGCCCGTGCGCGACCCCGAAGGCGGCGACGCCTACCCGCTGGAGTGCATCACCCCGCCCCACCCCCTGCTGCTCAACTCCGCCTTCAACGAGATCGAATCCATCCGCGAAAGAACCGGCGGCCCCAAGGTGCTCATCCACCCCGATACCGCCAAGACGCGGGGCATCGAACAGGGCATGGCCGTCCGGGTCTTCAACGGGCGCGGCCAGATCACCGCCCTGGCCGAAGTGACCGAGGACACCCGCCCGGACCTGCTCGTGATCGAGGGGCTACACTGGCCGAACACCCGGCCCGGCGCGGGCTCCAACCAGCTCACCAGCCAGCGCATCACGGACATGGGCAACACCTGCGCGTTCCACTGCAACAAGGCGGAGGTGGAACCGCTCGAATAG
- a CDS encoding MlaA family lipoprotein, whose protein sequence is MSLRVFSLFLPAVLVLTIMSGCGPKVVDVTDPQAGLEPTGFQTPVHHWPEENSNSWIFLEVDDPWEPMNRNLYEINATLDKYVMLPAATLYKVFIPSVVRSGVKNFIANLNEMPVAFNSVLQGRMEKAAISFSRFLINSTFGLLGVRDLASRNKKLPRQSEDFGQTLGYWGIGSGPYFVMPILGPSNVRDAAGFGGDILILYAEMTMVYQATGIENNRPLDMTDLILRGINLRANTAFSYHSTGSPFEYEMVRFIYTKKRELDIQR, encoded by the coding sequence ATGAGCTTGCGCGTGTTTTCCCTGTTCCTCCCGGCCGTCCTGGTCCTGACGATCATGAGCGGCTGCGGCCCCAAGGTCGTGGACGTGACCGATCCGCAGGCTGGCCTTGAGCCCACGGGATTCCAAACCCCGGTCCACCACTGGCCCGAGGAGAACTCGAACTCGTGGATATTCCTCGAAGTCGACGACCCGTGGGAACCGATGAACCGCAACCTGTACGAGATCAACGCCACCCTGGACAAATACGTCATGCTTCCGGCGGCCACCCTGTACAAGGTCTTCATCCCCTCGGTCGTGCGCTCCGGAGTGAAAAATTTCATCGCCAACCTCAACGAGATGCCCGTGGCCTTCAACAGCGTGCTCCAGGGGCGCATGGAAAAGGCGGCCATCTCCTTTTCGCGTTTCCTTATCAACTCGACTTTCGGACTGCTCGGCGTCCGCGACCTGGCCTCCCGCAACAAGAAGCTGCCGCGCCAGAGCGAGGACTTCGGCCAGACCCTCGGCTATTGGGGAATAGGTTCCGGCCCGTACTTCGTCATGCCCATCCTGGGTCCGTCCAACGTGCGCGACGCCGCCGGGTTCGGCGGGGACATCCTGATCCTCTATGCGGAAATGACCATGGTCTATCAAGCGACGGGCATTGAGAACAACCGCCCCCTGGACATGACCGACCTCATCCTCCGGGGCATCAACCTGCGCGCCAACACGGCCTTCAGCTATCACTCCACCGGCTCGCCCTTCGAATACGAGATGGTCCGCTTCATCTACACCAAGAAACGGGAACTGGACATCCAACGGTAG
- a CDS encoding cobyric acid synthase, with amino-acid sequence MIKQNVFEGISEVLDERRFAHGGNRRRMAEAAGCSPDDILDFSANVNPMGPPQWLGQVVGQALQDVDSYPDPDSTGLVMAAAERYKVWPTQVVAGNGASELLFAVAGLKGFRRAIIPSPTYVDYARSCKAHGLPVEEPLLTDDFKVDFPAMGPLLTTPSLVFLCSPNNPSGSLVSAADVREVAAMFPRSVFVVDESFAEFLPGDADRLTRDRPSNVITVLSLTKTYAIPGLRLGLAFADPDMILRIRRSMPSWSVNGLAQKVGERCLRDTAYLEETRERTKLLREELASGLRQVPGIKVMPGSANYLLCRMDRVGQDATRLQERLLMEHRIGIRLCGNYTGLDDCWFRVAVRSREDNEKLVRAMEVVAGTARGPVVRRTRRTPALMIQGTSSNAGKSVLAAAFCRIFLQDGYNVAPFKAQNMSLNSFVTDKGGEMGRAQVTQAMACRLNPDVRMNPVLLKPGSDTGSQVIVMGRPVGNMAVREYVEYKPRAWEAVKAAYDSLANEHDVMVLEGAGSPAEVNLKHHDIVNMAMAQYAEARVLLTGDIDRGGVFASIVGTMSLLTPGERSLVEGYVINRFRGDASLLDPAFSQMFERTGKPVLGTVPYIHSLGLPEEDSVSFKEGFRPEGDKLPEDQCVDIVVLDLPRISNFNDIDPLHAEPDVRVRVVSDAIDVGTPDAVIIPGSKSTVPDMRALKGTGMAAALRGLAGGRTRIVGICGGFQMLGRTVDDPYGLESETTRVEGFDLLPVQTTLSPEKTLTRTSGTHSASGLAVHGYEIHHGRTEPLSEELRVAMRDGSGEPLGYMRPDGRVLGTYLHGLFDADGFRRWFVDQLRMDKGLSPLEIARPVFGLEDALDHLASVVREAVDMDAVYRSLGLSRGCAQASLFRRGDG; translated from the coding sequence ATGATAAAGCAGAATGTTTTCGAAGGGATATCGGAAGTCTTGGACGAGCGGCGGTTCGCTCACGGGGGGAACCGGCGGCGCATGGCCGAGGCGGCCGGGTGCTCGCCGGACGATATCCTCGATTTTTCGGCCAACGTGAACCCGATGGGGCCGCCGCAGTGGCTCGGGCAGGTGGTCGGCCAGGCGCTTCAGGACGTGGACTCCTACCCCGACCCGGACAGCACCGGGCTCGTCATGGCCGCGGCCGAGCGGTACAAGGTGTGGCCCACCCAGGTCGTGGCGGGCAACGGCGCGTCCGAGCTGCTTTTCGCCGTGGCGGGGCTCAAGGGGTTCCGCCGGGCGATCATCCCCTCGCCCACCTATGTGGACTACGCCAGGTCCTGCAAGGCCCATGGGCTGCCCGTTGAGGAGCCGCTGCTGACCGACGATTTCAAGGTGGACTTCCCGGCCATGGGCCCGCTGTTGACCACGCCTTCGCTGGTGTTTCTGTGCAGCCCGAACAATCCTTCCGGGAGCCTGGTGTCCGCCGCCGACGTGCGCGAGGTGGCGGCCATGTTTCCCCGGTCCGTCTTCGTGGTGGACGAATCGTTCGCCGAATTCCTGCCCGGAGACGCCGATCGGCTGACCCGCGACCGGCCGTCAAACGTCATTACCGTCCTCTCCCTGACCAAGACCTACGCCATCCCGGGCCTGCGGCTCGGCCTCGCCTTTGCCGACCCGGACATGATCCTGCGCATCCGCCGGTCCATGCCCTCCTGGTCCGTGAACGGACTGGCCCAGAAGGTGGGCGAGCGGTGCCTCAGGGACACGGCCTATCTTGAGGAGACCCGCGAGCGGACGAAGCTGCTGCGCGAGGAGCTGGCCTCGGGCCTGCGCCAGGTGCCCGGTATCAAGGTCATGCCCGGCTCGGCCAACTATCTCCTGTGCCGCATGGACAGGGTGGGGCAGGACGCGACCCGGTTGCAGGAGCGGCTGCTCATGGAGCACCGCATAGGCATCCGGTTGTGCGGCAACTATACCGGCCTGGACGATTGTTGGTTCCGGGTGGCCGTGCGCAGTCGCGAGGACAACGAGAAGCTGGTCCGGGCCATGGAGGTCGTGGCGGGCACGGCGCGCGGCCCGGTGGTCCGGCGGACCCGCAGGACGCCCGCCCTGATGATCCAGGGAACCAGCTCCAACGCGGGCAAGTCCGTGCTGGCCGCTGCCTTTTGCCGCATATTTCTTCAGGACGGCTACAATGTGGCCCCGTTCAAGGCCCAGAACATGTCCCTCAACTCCTTTGTCACCGACAAGGGCGGCGAGATGGGGCGCGCCCAGGTGACCCAGGCCATGGCCTGCCGACTCAATCCCGATGTGCGCATGAATCCGGTGCTGCTCAAGCCCGGTTCGGACACCGGCTCCCAGGTCATCGTTATGGGACGCCCCGTGGGCAACATGGCCGTGCGCGAGTACGTGGAATACAAGCCGCGCGCCTGGGAGGCGGTCAAGGCCGCCTACGACTCCCTGGCCAACGAGCACGACGTCATGGTCCTGGAAGGGGCGGGCAGCCCTGCCGAGGTCAACCTTAAACACCACGATATCGTCAACATGGCCATGGCTCAGTACGCCGAGGCCCGGGTCCTGCTCACCGGGGATATCGACCGGGGCGGTGTGTTCGCCTCCATCGTCGGGACCATGAGCCTGCTCACGCCCGGGGAGCGCAGCCTGGTGGAGGGCTACGTCATCAACCGTTTCCGGGGCGACGCCTCGCTGCTCGACCCGGCTTTCAGCCAGATGTTCGAGCGCACGGGCAAGCCGGTGCTCGGCACGGTGCCGTACATCCATTCCCTGGGACTGCCCGAGGAGGATTCGGTTTCGTTCAAGGAAGGGTTCCGTCCCGAGGGCGACAAACTCCCCGAGGACCAGTGCGTGGACATCGTGGTTCTGGACCTGCCGCGCATCTCGAATTTCAACGATATCGACCCGCTGCACGCCGAACCGGACGTGCGCGTTCGCGTGGTGTCCGACGCCATCGACGTGGGCACGCCCGACGCGGTGATAATCCCCGGCTCCAAGTCCACCGTGCCGGACATGCGCGCTCTCAAGGGCACGGGCATGGCCGCGGCGTTGCGTGGGCTGGCCGGGGGCCGGACGCGTATCGTCGGCATCTGCGGCGGGTTCCAGATGTTGGGCCGGACTGTGGACGATCCCTACGGGCTGGAGTCCGAGACCACCCGCGTGGAGGGTTTCGATCTTCTGCCCGTGCAGACCACCCTGTCGCCGGAAAAGACCCTGACGCGTACGTCCGGGACGCATTCCGCCTCGGGACTGGCTGTACACGGCTACGAGATTCATCACGGCCGCACCGAGCCGCTGTCCGAGGAGTTGCGCGTGGCCATGCGCGACGGTTCCGGCGAACCGCTGGGCTATATGCGCCCGGACGGCCGGGTGCTCGGCACCTACCTGCACGGCCTCTTTGACGCCGACGGCTTCCGCCGTTGGTTCGTGGACCAGTTGCGCATGGACAAGGGGTTGTCGCCGTTGGAGATCGCCAGGCCCGTGTTCGGACTGGAGGACGCCCTGGACCATCTGGCCTCGGTGGTGCGCGAGGCCGTGGACATGGACGCCGTCTATCGTTCGCTGGGGTTGTCGCGCGGGTGTGCCCAGGCTTCGCTGTTCAGGCGCGGGGACGGCTGA
- a CDS encoding carbon starvation CstA family protein — protein sequence MLFFFGCVALLIAGYFIYGTFVDRIFGSDENRVTPAVAMADGIDYMVMPKWKLIFIQVLDIAGIGPIFGPILGALYGPVAMIWIVIGCIFGGAVHDYFSGMLSLRNNGASIPEVVGEYLGMSARQVMRLFSFILLMLVGVVFVLSPAKLLNGLTGIDTGLLVIAIFGYYFLATILPIDKIIGRIYPLLGFLLLAMTVSLFIALMFSGHEVLPNLAFNNMHPGDKPIWPLLFITISCSAISGFHSTQSPLMARCVANERQGRAVFYGSMIIEGIIGLVWCALGISFYDNPQALSSVVAAGSPSAVVAEVSRSLLGTVGGGLAILAVIVLPITSGDTAFRSTRLIVAETFKVKQDAAVKRLMISIPLFVIGYVISTQNFSTIWRYFGFSNQCLSALVLWTSAAYLAQRGKLHWIATIPAVFMTAVCVTFIANAQIGFGLSYDTSVIIGLVGAAAIFAAFLFKYVFSGKSVAETSA from the coding sequence ATGCTTTTCTTTTTCGGATGCGTAGCCCTGCTCATCGCGGGATATTTCATCTACGGCACGTTCGTGGATCGTATCTTCGGTTCTGACGAGAACCGCGTCACCCCGGCCGTGGCCATGGCCGACGGCATCGACTACATGGTCATGCCCAAATGGAAGCTCATCTTTATCCAGGTGCTCGACATCGCGGGCATCGGTCCCATTTTCGGCCCCATCCTGGGCGCTCTCTACGGCCCCGTGGCCATGATCTGGATCGTCATCGGCTGTATCTTCGGCGGCGCGGTCCACGACTATTTCTCCGGAATGCTTTCCTTGCGCAACAACGGCGCGTCCATTCCCGAAGTGGTCGGCGAATACCTCGGCATGTCCGCCCGCCAGGTCATGCGTTTGTTTTCCTTCATCCTGCTCATGCTGGTCGGCGTGGTCTTCGTCCTTTCCCCGGCCAAGCTGCTCAACGGACTGACCGGCATCGACACCGGCCTGCTGGTTATCGCCATCTTCGGCTACTACTTCCTGGCGACCATTCTGCCCATCGACAAGATCATCGGCCGCATCTACCCGCTGCTCGGCTTCCTGCTCCTGGCCATGACCGTGTCCCTGTTCATCGCCCTGATGTTCTCCGGTCACGAAGTCCTGCCGAACCTGGCTTTCAACAACATGCACCCCGGCGACAAGCCCATCTGGCCGCTGCTGTTCATCACCATCTCGTGCAGCGCCATTTCCGGCTTCCACTCCACTCAGTCCCCGCTCATGGCCCGCTGTGTCGCGAATGAGCGCCAGGGCCGCGCCGTGTTCTACGGCTCCATGATTATCGAAGGCATCATCGGCCTGGTCTGGTGCGCGCTGGGCATTTCCTTCTACGACAATCCCCAGGCCCTGTCCTCGGTCGTCGCCGCTGGCTCCCCCTCCGCAGTGGTCGCCGAAGTCTCCCGTTCCCTGCTCGGCACCGTCGGCGGCGGCCTGGCCATCCTGGCCGTCATCGTCCTGCCCATCACCAGCGGCGACACCGCGTTCCGGTCCACCCGCCTGATCGTGGCCGAAACCTTCAAGGTCAAGCAGGATGCCGCCGTCAAGCGGTTGATGATCTCCATCCCGCTGTTCGTCATCGGCTACGTCATCTCCACCCAGAACTTCTCGACCATCTGGCGGTACTTCGGCTTCTCCAACCAGTGCCTGAGCGCCCTGGTCCTGTGGACCTCCGCCGCTTATCTGGCCCAGCGCGGCAAGCTGCACTGGATCGCCACCATCCCGGCCGTCTTCATGACCGCCGTTTGCGTGACCTTCATCGCCAACGCCCAGATCGGTTTCGGTCTGTCCTACGACACCTCCGTGATTATCGGCCTTGTGGGCGCCGCCGCCATCTTCGCGGCCTTCCTCTTCAAGTACGTCTTCTCCGGCAAGTCCGTGGCAGAAACCTCCGCCTAG